CGCTCTACGGCGTCTACCCGTCGACCAACTGACGACCATGTCGACTCCCTTCATTTCCGAGATCAAGATCTTCGCGTTCGGCTTCGCTCCCAAGGGCTGGGCGACTTGCAGCGGCCAGACCCTCGCCATCGCCCAGAACCAGGCGCTCTTTTCGCTGCTCGGGACCACCTACGGCGGCAACGGCCAGACGACATTCCAGCTTCCCAACCTGCAGGGGCGCGGCCCGGTGCACTTCGGCTTTGGCGCCGGCCTTTCGGCGAAAACGCTGGGGGAACGAAGCGGGGAGGAAGCGCACACGCTCATCATTTCCGAAATGCCCCAGCACGTGCACGCGGTGGGCGTGGTGAACCGGCCGGGAACCCAGGTGAGTCCGGCATCGAACCACCTCGCGTCCCATCGCGGCGGATACGCGGCATCCGGAAATGCGGTGTTCAGTCCCGCTGCCAACGCGAACACCGGAGGATCGCAGCCGCACAACAACATGCCGCCGTACCTGGTCCTCAATTTCTGCATCGCGATGCAGGGGATCTTCCCCTCGCAAAACTAGGGATCCCCATGTCCGACCAATTCGTCGCCGAGATCCGCATCCTCGCCTGCAACTTCCCCCCCAAGGGCTGGGCCTTCTGCAACGGACAGCTGATACCGATCTCGCAGAACACGGCGCTGTTCTCCCTGGTGGGCACCTTTTACGGCGGAGACGGGAAGACCACGTTCGCCCTGCCCGACCTCCAGGGGCGCTTCCCGATGCACCCGCACCAGGGGCCGGGGCTGACGGACAGGGTCCTCGGCGAGACCGGCGGACAGGAAGGCGTCGCGCTGCTCTCGAGCGAAATGCCCCAGCACACGCACACCCTCATGGGCGGGACGGGCACGCCCCAGCAATCGCCGTCGGGCAATGTCCCGGGCCAGTCTCCCGCGAAAAGCTACCACCCGGGACCGGCGACGGCGAGCAACTTCGACCTGCTGCAGCCGGCGGGAGGTGGCGCGCCTCACAACAACATGCCTCCGTACCTGGTCCTCAATTTCTGCATCGCGCAGCAGGGCATCTTCCCGGCGCGCTCGTGACCGATTCCCCCGTGAATCTTGGAGAGCTCCATGCGTAGGCTTCACGCCGGACTCGCCGTCGCCCTCCTCGCCTGCTCGACGGCCTGCCTCGCGGCGCCGGATACGCGCCTCGTGGCGAAGTCGCTCGCGAGCCGCGGCGACCGCTTCATCCAGGCGCCGGCCTCCCGGGCAGGCGATCGCTTCGTCAACATGGCCTCCGATA
This Betaproteobacteria bacterium DNA region includes the following protein-coding sequences:
- a CDS encoding phage tail protein, encoding MSTPFISEIKIFAFGFAPKGWATCSGQTLAIAQNQALFSLLGTTYGGNGQTTFQLPNLQGRGPVHFGFGAGLSAKTLGERSGEEAHTLIISEMPQHVHAVGVVNRPGTQVSPASNHLASHRGGYAASGNAVFSPAANANTGGSQPHNNMPPYLVLNFCIAMQGIFPSQN
- a CDS encoding phage tail protein — encoded protein: MSDQFVAEIRILACNFPPKGWAFCNGQLIPISQNTALFSLVGTFYGGDGKTTFALPDLQGRFPMHPHQGPGLTDRVLGETGGQEGVALLSSEMPQHTHTLMGGTGTPQQSPSGNVPGQSPAKSYHPGPATASNFDLLQPAGGGAPHNNMPPYLVLNFCIAQQGIFPARS